In a single window of the Amycolatopsis sp. cg5 genome:
- a CDS encoding polyprenyl synthetase family protein translates to MPAPLSLGAGFHFGWWDALRNPISVPSGKMVRPAFALQSAQAVNDSAADSAMHVAVAVELVHNFSLVHDDVIDADERRHGRPTVWAQFGVPYAIILGDALLALASQALVRGGEPGTAAMCDELNQAVLDLCLGQHLDISFEELAAVSADEYLEMAGGKTSSLLAAACVLGGLAGDATSAQLTALRSFGHHVGLAFQLVDDLLGIWGDPVLTGKPVGGDLRRYKKSMPVIAALSSGTPEGVELAHLYQTRSIVDQRQVARAAALADRAGAREWTEAQAAKHHRFAIESLHGMDGNPAAIARLDALADLVIRRDS, encoded by the coding sequence ATGCCCGCACCGTTGAGCCTGGGCGCGGGATTTCATTTCGGGTGGTGGGATGCCCTGCGAAACCCGATCTCCGTGCCGAGCGGAAAGATGGTCCGTCCTGCTTTCGCTCTGCAGTCGGCGCAGGCGGTGAACGATTCGGCGGCCGACTCCGCGATGCATGTCGCCGTCGCCGTCGAACTCGTGCACAACTTCTCACTTGTCCATGACGACGTGATCGACGCGGACGAGCGCAGGCATGGCCGTCCTACTGTGTGGGCGCAGTTCGGTGTCCCGTACGCGATCATTCTCGGTGACGCGCTGCTCGCGTTGGCGAGCCAAGCACTCGTCCGTGGCGGTGAGCCCGGCACTGCGGCGATGTGCGATGAGCTCAATCAAGCGGTCCTCGATCTGTGTCTCGGCCAGCACCTGGACATAAGCTTTGAAGAACTCGCTGCCGTCTCGGCCGATGAGTACCTGGAAATGGCCGGTGGCAAGACTTCCTCGCTGCTGGCCGCCGCATGCGTGCTGGGTGGTTTGGCCGGTGATGCGACCAGCGCTCAGTTGACGGCCTTGCGTTCGTTCGGTCATCACGTCGGGCTGGCCTTCCAGTTGGTTGACGACCTGCTCGGAATCTGGGGGGATCCCGTCCTCACCGGCAAGCCGGTGGGTGGTGACCTGCGGCGTTACAAGAAGAGCATGCCGGTGATCGCGGCCTTGTCTTCCGGTACGCCCGAGGGAGTCGAACTGGCCCACCTGTACCAGACCCGGTCGATCGTGGATCAGAGGCAGGTGGCTCGCGCGGCCGCCCTGGCCGATCGTGCCGGCGCACGGGAGTGGACCGAGGCTCAGGCGGCCAAGCACCATCGATTCGCCATCGAATCGTTGCATGGCATGGACGGGAATCCTGCGGCGATCGCCCGGCTGGATGCGCTCGCCGACCTCGTGATCAGGAGGGACAGTTGA